A region of Chelonia mydas isolate rCheMyd1 chromosome 7, rCheMyd1.pri.v2, whole genome shotgun sequence DNA encodes the following proteins:
- the FERMT3 gene encoding fermitin family homolog 3 — protein MAGLKTASGDYIDASWELRVAVEELGPEAEPLTLRVTGDVHIGGIMLQIVDKIKVKQNWSDHALWWEQKKLWLLKTNWTLDKYGLQADARLRYTPQHKPVRLQLPNRRMIRIHASFSEPVFRAVAGICRVLSIRHAEELSLLRAPEEKDKKKRKGPVLGTEDDFDLSGVVLPASAEQQPFRGMPAHFSDSPTTEACYRMLSVSWTGLSPEHVLKMPRPSNLMEKAQINSRWLSSSRSLMQQDVRENEQLWLRFKYYSFFDLEPKYDAVRITQLYEQARWAVLLEETESTEEEMMVFAALQYHINKLSLSADPTEPAGEQGLDDLDSALSNLQVKLEGGTSTSDMLENLTTIPELKDYLRIFRPRKLTLKGYKQYWVVFKETSISYYKSREEALGEPVQQLSLKGCEVVPDVNVSGQKFCIKLLVPSPEGMSEVYLRCEDEQQYARWMAGCRLAAKGRTMADSTYQSEVQNILSFLQLQRASPDAPVAPDAEAIGTQWLVSPRYQKKFKPKQLTPRILEAHQNVAQLSLTEAKMRFIQAWQSLPDFGISYFVVRFKGSRKDEILGIANNRLIRIDLGVGDMVKTWRYSNMRQWNVNWDIRQVAIEFDEHINVAFSCVSARCNIVHEYIGGYIFLSTRSTDKGRGLDEELFYKLTGGHEAL, from the exons ATGGCTGGGCTGAAGACGGCGAGCGGGGATTACATCGATGCCTCCTGGGAGCTGAGAGTGGCTGTGGAGGAGCTGGGGCCCGAGGCTGAGCCCCTCACCCTGCGAGTCACCGGGGATGTACACATTGGGGGCATCATGCTGCAGATTGTAGATAAGATCA AGGTGAAGCAGAACTGGTCAGACCATGCACTCTGGTGGGAGCAGAAGAAACTCTGGCTGCTCAAGACCAACTGGACCCTGGATAAGTACGGGCTGCAGGCAGACGCCCGTCTCCGGTACACACCTCAGCACAAGCCTGTGCGGCTGCAGCTGCCCAACCGGCGGATGATCCGCATCCACGCCAGCTTCTCTGAGCCCGTCTTCCGTGCTGTGGCTGGCATCTGCAGGGTGCTGA GTATCCGGCATGCCGAGGAGCTGTCACTGCTGCGGGCGCCTGAGGAGAAGGACAAGAAGAAGCGGAAGGGGCCGGTGCTGGGGACAGAGGATGATTTTGACCTCAGCGGGGTGGTGCTGCCAGCCA GTGCGGAGCAGCAGCCGTTCCGGGGGATGCCGGCCCATTTCTCGGACAGCCCCACCACCGAGGCCTGTTACCGGATGCTGTCAGTGAGCTGGACTGGCCTGAGCCCCGAGCACGTGCTGAAGATGCCTCGGCCCAGCAACCTCATGGAGAAGGCCCAGATCAACAGCCG GTGGCTGAGCTCCTCGCGGTCACTGATGCAGCAGGACGTGCGGGAGAACGAGCAGCTCTGGCTGCGGTTCAAATATTACAGCTTCTTTGACCTGGAGCCCAAG TACGACGCAGTGCGCATCACCCAGCTGTATGAGCAGGCACGCTGGGccgtgctgctggaggagaccGAAAGCACCGAGGAGGAGATGATGGTCTTCGCTGCACTGCAG taTCACATCAACAAGCTCTCCCTGAGTGCTGACCCCACGGAGCCAGCCGGGGAGCAAGGCCTGGATGACCTGGACTCAGCCCTGTCCAACCTCCAGgtcaagctggagggggggacatcAACCTCGGACATGCTG GAAAATCTCACCACCATCCCTGAGCTGAAGGATTATCTCCGGATATTCAG GCCCCGCAAGCTGACGCTGAAGGGCTACAAGCAGTACTGGGTAGTGTTCAAAGAGACCTCCATCTCCTACTACAAGAGCCGTGAGGAGGCCCTGGGTGAGCCCGTGCAGCAGCTCAGTCTCAAGG GCTGTGAGGTGGTACCAGATGTCAACGTCTCAGGCCAAAAGTTCTGCATCAAACTGCTGGTGCCCTCTCCGGAGGGGATGAGCGAGGTGTACCTGCGCTGTGAGGAC gaGCAGCAGTATGCCCGCTGGATGGCAGGGTGCCGGCTGGCAGCCAAGGGCCGGACCATGGCAGACAGCACGTATCAGTCTGAGGTGCAGAACATCCtgtccttcctgcagctgcagagagcCAGTCCTGACGCGCCCGTGGCCCCCGATGCCGAGGCCATAGGCACCCAGTGGCTGGTGTCCCCGCGCTACCAGAAGAAATTCAAGCCCAAACAA TTAACCCCGCGCATCCTGGAGGCCCATCAGAATGTGGCCCAGCTCTCACTCACCGAGGCCAAGATGAGGTTTATCCAGGCCTGGCAGTCACTGCCTGATTTCGGCATCTCCTACTTTGTGGTCAG GTTCAAGGGCAGTAGGAAGGATGAGATCCTGGGCATCGCCAATAATCGTCTGATCCGAATTGACCTGGGCGTGGGAGACATGGTGAAAACCTGGCGGTATAGCAACATGCGCCAGTGGAATGTCAACTGGGACATCCGTCAG GTGGCGATTGAGTTTGATGAGCACATCAATGTGGCATTCAGCTGTGTGTCGGCCAGGTGCAATATCGTGCACGAGTACATCGGGGGGTACATCTTCCTGTCCACCCGCTCCACCGACAAGGGCCGGGGCCTTGATGAGGAGCTTTTCTACAAGCTGACAGGGGGCCACGAGGCCCTGTGA